The following are encoded in a window of Camarhynchus parvulus chromosome 1A, STF_HiC, whole genome shotgun sequence genomic DNA:
- the LOC115910539 gene encoding interleukin-2 receptor subunit alpha-like, translating into MGTSPMERKWLLMWLLFGFIKGNRTGVCPLLPPTEFADVTADMYPPETKLYYTCDPGYDREASAYPGIQCKIEQQGAVWIYKPFKCLGKKNLSSVAPMMELELTQKPELEPMSSAPQKQEDLSESKQKDFCGPPKTIPHASIRLPQQHYVGQVLHFKCQTGYDKRPPTFGSRTCKEVNGKTFWTPLDMRCTNDSTQWPPQTIEPGVNLLSSFPSSSGTLPVTGFTAIWFVLLIIPTAFV; encoded by the exons ATGGGGACAAGTCCCATGGAGCGCAAGTGGCTTTTGATGTGGCTCTTGTTTGGATTCATCAAGGGGAACAGGACAG GTGTATGCCCACTTCTTCCACCGACTGAATTTGCTGATGTTACTGCTGACATGTATCCACCAGAGACCAAACTGTACTATACGTGTGACCCTGGCTATGACAGAGAAGCTAGTGCATACCCAGGAATTCAGTGTAAGATTGAACAGCAGGGTGCTGTTTGGATATACAAACCATTTAAATGCTTGG GTAAGAAAAACTTGTCATCAGTGGCTCCCATGATGGAGTTAGAACTTACACAAAAGCCAGAGTTAGAACCAATGAGCTCTGCACCCCAGAAGCAAGAAGACCTTTCAGAGTCCAAACAAAAAG ATTTCTGTGGTCCTCCCAAGACTATTCCACATGCCTCCATAAGGCTGCCCCAACAGCATTACGTGGGACAAGTCTTACATTTCAAATGCCAGACAGGTTATGATAAGAGACCCCCCACCTTTGGCAGCAGGACGTGCAAGGAAGTGAATGGCAAAACCTTCTGGACCCCCCTTGATATGAGATGCACCAATGACAGCACCCAGTGGCCACCACAGACCATTGAGCCAG GTGTGAATCTTCtgtcctctttcccttcctcatcAGGGACACTGCCAGTGA ctggttttacagCTATCTGGTTTGTTCTGCTTATCATTCCCACTGCCTTTGTGTAA